In one Vibrio sp. VB16 genomic region, the following are encoded:
- a CDS encoding cystathionine beta-lyase yields the protein MSEHKQTKLVTAGRDKKWTNGVVNPPVQRASTVVFETVAQKNQATKDRANKTLFYGRRGTNTHFAFQDAMNQIEGGVGCALYPCGTAAISNAILCFVETGDHILMVDTCYEPTRNFCDVILKKMGVETTYYDPMIGEGIRELIRANTKILFLESPGSVTMEVQDVPTLTKIAKEADMITILDNTWGAGVNFSPFDFGVDISVQAATKYIVGHSDVMIGTAVSNQKCWDQLREQSYLMGQCISPDDAYLALRGLRTLDVRLRQHEENSIKVANWLAEHPLVDHVRHPALETCPGHAFYKRDFTGCNGLFSFILKTADSKATTELLDGMKHFSMGYSWGGFESLILANEPSSFNSLRTVANPNFKGTLVRLHIGLENVDELIDDLDKGLERYQQTLS from the coding sequence ATGTCCGAACATAAACAAACCAAGCTGGTCACTGCTGGCCGAGATAAAAAATGGACAAACGGTGTGGTTAACCCACCCGTTCAACGTGCTTCAACCGTTGTTTTTGAAACCGTCGCACAAAAAAATCAGGCAACAAAAGACCGGGCAAATAAGACCTTATTTTATGGTCGTCGTGGTACCAATACACATTTTGCATTTCAAGATGCAATGAATCAAATTGAAGGTGGGGTTGGCTGTGCACTTTATCCTTGTGGTACGGCGGCGATTTCCAATGCTATTCTCTGCTTCGTAGAGACTGGTGACCATATTCTGATGGTCGATACATGTTATGAACCTACCCGAAATTTTTGCGATGTAATACTAAAAAAAATGGGTGTTGAGACAACCTATTATGACCCTATGATAGGCGAAGGTATCCGCGAACTCATTAGAGCCAATACCAAAATATTGTTCCTTGAGTCTCCAGGTTCAGTAACAATGGAAGTGCAAGATGTTCCAACCCTAACAAAAATAGCCAAAGAAGCGGACATGATCACCATCCTTGATAATACTTGGGGTGCCGGTGTTAACTTCTCCCCTTTTGATTTCGGGGTTGATATTTCGGTGCAAGCAGCAACGAAGTATATCGTTGGCCATTCAGACGTTATGATCGGTACCGCGGTGTCGAATCAGAAATGTTGGGACCAATTACGTGAACAAAGTTATCTCATGGGCCAATGTATCTCACCCGACGATGCATACCTCGCGCTTCGAGGACTAAGAACACTGGATGTGAGATTACGTCAACACGAAGAAAACAGTATTAAGGTAGCAAATTGGTTAGCCGAGCATCCGCTCGTGGACCATGTTCGTCACCCTGCATTAGAAACTTGCCCGGGACATGCGTTTTATAAGCGAGATTTTACCGGTTGTAATGGTCTATTCTCTTTTATCCTTAAAACAGCAGATTCCAAAGCGACAACGGAATTACTCGACGGTATGAAACATTTTAGTATGGGGTATTCGTGGGGCGGATTTGAAAGCTTGATTCTTGCTAATGAGCCCAGCTCATTTAATAGTTTACGTACAGTAGCTAATCCTAATTTCAAAGGAACGCTAGTACGTTTACATATAGGGCTAGAAAACGTCGATGAATTGATCGATGACCTTGATAAAGGCTTAGAAAGATACCAACAAACGTTATCTTGA
- the cls gene encoding cardiolipin synthase, with protein sequence MEKFYHIMTLVSIGFYWVLVAGVTLRVVLKRRAVSVSLAWLMIIYIIPVFGIICYFLFGELNLGKKRAERAKQMFTPYGEWFDQLHDCQAHLPELMSPQITKIDDLCNHRMSIPALCGNTLSLQRFPNEILRSIIKDIDNSNHHIRAVFYIWHNGGLVDAVSNALIRAAKRGVEIQILLDSAGSYRFFKSHWIQMMEQEGIRVIQALGVSPWRLFLRRLDLRQHRKIIVIDDNVAYTGSMNMVDPAFFKQNAGIGQWVDVMVRITGPTVNILSAIHAWDWEVETGDRQLPTLPECIIASDDKALPIQVVPSGPGMPENLIQQVLTLAVNQATKSVSITTPYFVPSDELLEEFRMTAQRGVTVELIIPKKNDSLMVQWASRAYYDELLDAGVRIYEFDGGLLHTKSVVVDGLYCLVGTVNIDMRSLWLNFELTLAIDNRDFTLEMVDLLESYKALSTRVDKAQWNGRSMRYRFLERVFYLFSPLL encoded by the coding sequence ATGGAAAAGTTTTATCACATAATGACACTCGTAAGTATTGGCTTTTACTGGGTTCTTGTCGCCGGTGTAACGCTGCGCGTCGTACTGAAAAGACGAGCGGTGAGCGTTTCTTTAGCTTGGTTGATGATTATCTATATCATCCCTGTATTTGGCATAATCTGTTATTTTCTTTTTGGCGAACTAAATCTAGGAAAAAAGCGGGCGGAAAGAGCTAAACAGATGTTCACACCTTATGGGGAATGGTTCGATCAGTTACACGACTGCCAAGCTCATTTACCTGAACTGATGAGCCCACAGATCACGAAGATAGATGACTTATGCAACCACCGCATGAGTATTCCAGCACTCTGCGGCAATACCTTATCACTCCAACGTTTTCCGAATGAGATACTTCGTTCCATCATTAAAGACATCGATAACTCTAACCACCACATCCGCGCCGTTTTTTACATTTGGCACAACGGCGGTTTAGTCGATGCGGTAAGCAATGCCTTAATTCGAGCCGCAAAAAGGGGAGTAGAAATACAAATCTTACTTGACTCCGCTGGCAGTTATCGCTTCTTCAAGAGTCATTGGATACAGATGATGGAGCAAGAAGGTATCCGGGTGATCCAAGCACTTGGTGTTAGCCCTTGGCGTCTTTTTTTAAGACGTCTTGACCTACGACAACACCGAAAGATTATCGTGATCGACGATAATGTCGCCTATACCGGTTCTATGAATATGGTCGATCCTGCTTTTTTCAAACAGAATGCGGGCATTGGTCAATGGGTAGATGTGATGGTCCGTATTACTGGACCGACGGTTAATATTCTGTCTGCTATTCACGCATGGGATTGGGAGGTTGAAACCGGTGATAGACAACTGCCTACCTTGCCAGAATGTATTATTGCAAGCGACGACAAAGCTTTACCAATTCAAGTGGTACCATCCGGACCCGGGATGCCAGAAAACCTGATTCAACAAGTACTCACCCTAGCGGTAAACCAGGCAACGAAATCCGTCAGTATAACAACACCCTATTTTGTTCCTAGTGATGAATTATTAGAAGAGTTTCGCATGACCGCCCAACGAGGCGTTACCGTGGAACTCATCATCCCTAAAAAGAACGATTCTCTTATGGTTCAGTGGGCTTCTCGCGCCTACTACGACGAATTGCTCGATGCTGGCGTAAGGATATATGAATTTGATGGAGGACTGCTGCACACGAAATCGGTCGTTGTTGATGGCCTTTATTGTTTGGTCGGTACGGTCAATATTGATATGCGCAGTTTATGGCTTAATTTTGAGCTCACGCTCGCGATAGATAATCGAGATTTCACGTTGGAAATGGTTGATCTATTGGAGTCTTATAAAGCATTGTCAACCAGAGTTGATAAAGCACAATGGAACGGAAGAAGTATGCGATACCGATTTCTCGAACGTGTTTTCTATCTGTTTAGCCCATTGTTATAA
- a CDS encoding sodium-dependent transporter: MAAAGSAVGLGNIWGFPTQAASNGGAVFLIVYLLMVCVLAFPMLVAELTIGRYGQSNPIGSIKAIWPNGKIGAALLGLAAMTCASLILAFYSIVAGWLVGGFAGSVFDLVGLTAASDWINGFGSARNLLLMVAFMALTMYVVRNGVADGIERWSTRLMPMLFTLFTVLIIYILTQDGASEGLKMYLIPDFSHFTPKLLVSAMGQAFFSLSLGVGSIMVYGSYLQKDVNIPKTAAQVAAIDTGVAVGAGLLILPAMFVAKEHGVQIFSESGALLSSDTLVFTVLPALFDSMGSVGLLVSLVFFLLMIIAALTSSISLLEVPVACAIEELKQKRSTAVLWIGGLITVFSAVIVFNFGAMFGTVIEISTVYGQPILGLCWALLVGWVWKRDKVLQEIKQGFPEVEQGLFWKIWPWYVRVVCPVFMLLVFFA, encoded by the coding sequence ATGGCCGCAGCGGGTTCTGCTGTCGGTTTAGGAAATATTTGGGGATTCCCAACTCAGGCAGCGAGCAATGGTGGTGCTGTTTTTTTAATTGTCTATCTTTTGATGGTTTGCGTACTTGCATTCCCCATGTTAGTCGCAGAGTTAACCATAGGTCGGTATGGCCAATCTAACCCTATTGGTTCAATTAAGGCGATTTGGCCAAATGGCAAAATAGGTGCTGCACTTCTAGGCTTAGCTGCGATGACGTGTGCGTCATTAATCCTTGCTTTTTACTCGATCGTTGCCGGCTGGTTGGTTGGTGGTTTTGCTGGTAGTGTTTTTGATTTGGTTGGATTGACAGCTGCGTCAGATTGGATAAATGGCTTCGGTTCAGCACGTAATCTATTGCTGATGGTTGCCTTTATGGCATTAACTATGTATGTAGTAAGAAATGGTGTGGCAGACGGTATCGAACGTTGGTCTACTCGCCTGATGCCTATGTTGTTTACTCTGTTTACGGTTCTAATTATTTACATTTTGACTCAGGACGGCGCGTCTGAAGGCCTAAAAATGTATCTGATTCCTGATTTCTCGCACTTCACACCTAAGTTGCTAGTTAGCGCAATGGGGCAGGCATTCTTTTCTCTATCATTGGGAGTGGGCTCCATAATGGTTTATGGTTCATATCTTCAAAAAGATGTGAACATTCCTAAAACTGCGGCACAAGTTGCGGCCATTGATACTGGCGTTGCCGTTGGTGCTGGTCTTCTCATACTACCAGCAATGTTTGTAGCTAAAGAGCACGGTGTACAGATATTCTCTGAATCGGGTGCGTTATTAAGCTCGGATACACTAGTATTTACTGTACTCCCTGCATTGTTCGATTCAATGGGTTCTGTTGGTCTATTGGTTAGCTTGGTGTTTTTCTTGCTGATGATTATCGCTGCGCTTACGTCGTCCATCTCTTTACTCGAAGTTCCAGTTGCCTGTGCAATTGAAGAACTAAAGCAAAAACGCTCTACTGCTGTACTTTGGATTGGTGGTTTGATCACGGTATTCTCGGCAGTTATTGTATTTAATTTCGGCGCAATGTTCGGAACGGTTATCGAAATATCGACGGTGTACGGTCAGCCAATATTGGGCCTTTGTTGGGCGCTATTAGTCGGTTGGGTTTGGAAGCGCGATAAAGTACTGCAAGAGATCAAACAAGGCTTTCCAGAAGTAGAACAAGGATTGTTTTGGAAAATTTGGCCTTGGTATGTACGCGTCGTTTGTCCCGTCTTTATGCTTTTGGTCTTCTTCGCATAA
- a CDS encoding TIGR01621 family pseudouridine synthase: protein MFDILQLQEDFIVINKFHNVSVHKDDGDTMLLQEVAKVTKDNQLYLVHRLDKMTSGILLLARNKQAARELSTLFAQRSIEKYYVAIGSKKPKKKQGLISGDMERSRRSSWKLINSKNNPAVTQFFSLAGEAGERIFLCKPYTGKTHQIRVALKSVGSSIVGDRIYNPSCISDRGYLHAFAIRFKFQNEIVSLIAPPSMGEKWQSTEMLMALEQWDTPWDLPWPTIK, encoded by the coding sequence ATGTTTGATATTCTTCAACTACAAGAAGACTTTATTGTAATAAACAAGTTTCACAATGTTAGCGTTCATAAAGATGACGGTGACACTATGCTGCTGCAAGAAGTCGCAAAGGTAACCAAAGACAACCAGCTATACCTTGTTCATCGGCTAGACAAAATGACCTCAGGTATCTTGCTTTTGGCCAGAAATAAGCAGGCGGCTCGGGAGTTGTCGACCTTATTCGCGCAGCGAAGCATTGAAAAGTATTATGTTGCGATAGGTAGTAAAAAACCAAAGAAGAAGCAAGGCTTAATTAGCGGTGACATGGAACGTTCGCGTCGTTCAAGTTGGAAGCTTATCAACAGCAAAAATAATCCAGCAGTAACCCAATTTTTTTCCTTGGCTGGTGAAGCGGGTGAACGTATTTTTCTGTGTAAGCCTTATACTGGCAAAACGCACCAGATACGAGTTGCTTTAAAATCAGTTGGTTCTTCTATTGTGGGTGATCGGATATATAACCCGTCTTGCATTAGTGACCGAGGTTATTTACACGCATTTGCGATTCGGTTTAAGTTTCAAAATGAGATAGTTAGTCTAATTGCACCACCCTCTATGGGTGAAAAATGGCAATCTACAGAAATGCTGATGGCATTGGAACAATGGGACACGCCTTGGGATCTGCCATGGCCAACGATTAAATAG
- a CDS encoding class I SAM-dependent methyltransferase yields the protein MNKENLNQFFVHLSDEIATAPNEVRRLFHGRGRKWQGLEQLTCDWLQGQLIVSLFKEVDQEFLDSLRKGLLLFSQQSLWEEKKGTAILLQHRYQNGAPAEVILGHLEVHPVVVESGLRFKLDLGRNQNSGLFLDMRYGRNWVQQNAKEKRILNLFAYTCGFSVAAIEGGAEKVVNVDMAKASLSKGRDNHRLNNHDLSKVSFLAHDIFKSWGKIRKNGPYDLIVIDPPSFQKGSFALTKDYKKILRRLPELLADNGEVLACVNSPSVTPEFLIESMNEEAPQFEFIERLENPPEFSDVDELSSLKALLFK from the coding sequence ATGAATAAAGAAAATTTAAATCAGTTTTTTGTACACCTTTCAGACGAAATTGCGACGGCGCCTAATGAAGTCCGCCGCCTATTTCATGGGCGAGGAAGGAAATGGCAAGGGTTAGAACAACTCACTTGTGATTGGTTGCAGGGTCAACTTATCGTCAGTTTATTTAAAGAAGTCGACCAAGAGTTTCTGGATAGCTTACGAAAGGGTTTATTACTTTTTTCTCAGCAAAGCCTTTGGGAAGAAAAAAAGGGGACGGCAATTTTACTTCAACATCGATATCAAAATGGTGCCCCTGCTGAGGTAATTTTAGGTCATTTAGAGGTTCACCCCGTAGTAGTAGAAAGTGGCCTTAGATTCAAGCTCGATCTTGGTAGAAATCAAAACTCTGGCTTATTTCTAGACATGCGATATGGTCGAAATTGGGTTCAACAAAACGCGAAAGAAAAACGCATCCTTAACCTCTTTGCGTACACCTGTGGTTTTTCTGTCGCAGCGATTGAAGGCGGTGCTGAAAAAGTGGTGAATGTTGATATGGCTAAAGCGTCCTTGAGTAAAGGGCGAGATAATCATAGGCTCAATAACCATGATTTGAGCAAGGTGAGTTTCTTAGCCCACGATATTTTTAAATCCTGGGGCAAGATCCGTAAAAATGGCCCTTATGACCTGATTGTCATTGACCCACCTTCATTTCAAAAAGGAAGCTTTGCTCTTACCAAAGACTATAAAAAAATCTTGAGAAGACTACCAGAATTGCTTGCTGATAACGGTGAAGTATTAGCCTGCGTGAACTCACCGTCTGTAACGCCAGAATTTTTGATAGAGAGCATGAATGAAGAAGCGCCTCAATTTGAGTTTATAGAGCGCTTAGAAAACCCACCTGAATTTTCTGATGTGGATGAACTATCCAGTTTAAAAGCACTGCTATTCAAATAG
- the pepT gene encoding peptidase T codes for MNKVLDRFLHYVAFDTQSNGDNSACPSTPGQLVLAEQIKLEMEQIGLESVTLDSHGYLMASLSSNVSHDVAPIGFIAHMDTAPDESGKDVKPQLIKNYQGGDIKLGTSDEKLSPAQYPDMENLIGHDFVTTDGTTLLGADNKAGIAEILTAMEVLINHPEIKHGDIKIGFTPDEEIGRGANLFDVEKFGAKWAYTIDGGYIGELEYENFNASTANVICHGVSVHPGTAKDKLVNSMNIAAQFQMSMPADETPECTDGYDGFYHLGSIKSSIARTELKYIVRDFDRAGLESRKAYIKSKVEQLNDALPKGRVSLELVDSYFNMKEMVEPHPHIIDIAKQSMIDCDVVPHICPIRGGTDGARLSFMGLPCPNVFTGGYNFHGIHEFVTVQGMNKAVEVIVKIAENTAKK; via the coding sequence ATGAATAAAGTACTAGATAGATTCTTGCATTATGTTGCATTTGATACCCAGTCCAATGGCGATAACAGTGCTTGTCCAAGTACCCCAGGACAGTTGGTGCTAGCGGAACAGATCAAGCTAGAGATGGAGCAGATAGGTTTAGAGAGTGTCACCTTAGATAGCCACGGTTACTTAATGGCGTCATTGTCCTCGAATGTTAGCCATGATGTGGCCCCTATTGGGTTTATCGCACACATGGATACGGCGCCTGATGAATCTGGTAAAGATGTAAAACCACAGCTAATTAAAAATTATCAGGGTGGTGATATAAAACTAGGAACCAGCGATGAAAAACTTTCACCGGCACAATACCCAGACATGGAAAACCTTATTGGTCATGACTTTGTTACTACTGATGGCACGACATTATTAGGCGCTGATAACAAAGCTGGTATAGCTGAAATTCTTACAGCGATGGAAGTATTGATAAACCACCCTGAGATCAAACATGGTGATATTAAAATTGGTTTCACCCCAGATGAAGAGATAGGCCGTGGTGCTAATCTCTTCGATGTAGAGAAATTTGGAGCCAAATGGGCTTATACCATTGACGGTGGATACATTGGCGAACTTGAGTATGAAAACTTTAACGCCAGCACTGCGAATGTTATTTGTCACGGTGTGAGCGTGCACCCAGGAACAGCAAAAGACAAACTGGTTAACTCTATGAACATCGCGGCTCAGTTCCAAATGAGTATGCCAGCGGATGAGACTCCGGAATGCACAGATGGATATGACGGCTTCTATCATTTAGGTTCGATCAAATCTAGCATCGCGCGTACCGAGTTAAAATATATTGTAAGAGACTTTGACCGAGCTGGTTTAGAGTCGCGTAAAGCGTACATAAAATCTAAAGTAGAGCAATTGAATGACGCCTTGCCGAAAGGTCGCGTATCCCTAGAGTTAGTGGATAGTTACTTTAATATGAAGGAGATGGTAGAGCCTCATCCTCATATTATTGATATTGCCAAGCAGTCGATGATCGATTGCGATGTTGTCCCTCATATATGTCCTATTAGAGGTGGTACCGATGGTGCCCGTCTCTCTTTTATGGGCCTGCCTTGTCCAAATGTCTTCACTGGTGGTTATAACTTCCACGGAATTCATGAGTTCGTCACCGTGCAAGGCATGAATAAGGCTGTCGAAGTTATTGTTAAAATTGCAGAAAATACTGCAAAAAAATAG
- a CDS encoding CDP-alcohol phosphatidyltransferase family protein, translated as MLDRFSIKILKMPLELTAKGLHKFNVTADQTTLFGFMLGCLVLPSLIFQQYDLALVFVILNRLCDGLDGALARIQGISDSGGFLDISLDFLFYSLVPFGFVLANAEQNAIAGAFLIFSFIGTGSSFLAFAVMAGKRDIENPVYKNKSLYYMAGLTEGTETIACFVIFCLFPDYFAQIAYVFGTLCWITTTNRIWAGYTTLKRHEGLES; from the coding sequence ATGTTAGATAGATTCAGTATCAAGATTTTAAAAATGCCATTGGAACTAACCGCCAAAGGGCTACACAAGTTTAATGTTACTGCAGACCAAACCACTCTATTTGGATTTATGTTAGGTTGTTTGGTCTTACCTAGTCTTATATTTCAGCAATACGATCTTGCGCTAGTTTTCGTGATTTTGAATCGTCTTTGTGATGGATTAGATGGTGCACTTGCTCGAATCCAAGGCATTAGTGATTCCGGTGGTTTCTTAGATATCAGCTTAGATTTCCTGTTTTACTCGCTTGTCCCCTTTGGGTTTGTATTAGCTAACGCAGAACAAAACGCAATCGCAGGTGCATTTCTTATCTTTTCATTTATTGGGACAGGGTCGAGTTTTCTCGCATTCGCCGTAATGGCAGGAAAAAGAGATATAGAAAATCCAGTTTACAAAAACAAATCTCTTTATTACATGGCGGGACTAACAGAAGGTACCGAAACCATCGCATGCTTTGTGATTTTTTGTCTATTCCCAGATTACTTTGCTCAAATAGCGTATGTATTTGGCACACTCTGTTGGATTACCACCACAAACCGAATTTGGGCTGGATATACCACACTGAAAAGACACGAAGGTCTTGAGTCCTGA
- a CDS encoding ATP-binding cassette domain-containing protein, which yields MSLCLKNLTISNRNKVALFTPLNIEVKPGEVLTLMGPSGCGKSTLLNMIAGHLTEEFSFDGNLTLNGICISKLPAHQREVGILFQDDLLFPHLSVWENLAFALPNSVKSENRRQQAYAALENVGLFSLANSMPQQISGGQRARISLVRMLLAKPKLVLLDEPFSKLDKELREQFRDWVFEQLARAKVPALLVTHDESDVPSNSQCLRWPWSQ from the coding sequence ATGAGCCTTTGTCTAAAAAACCTCACCATCTCTAACAGAAATAAGGTGGCTCTATTTACCCCCTTAAACATAGAAGTAAAACCCGGTGAAGTATTAACTCTTATGGGTCCAAGTGGATGTGGTAAGTCGACTCTACTGAATATGATAGCCGGTCACCTAACCGAAGAGTTTTCTTTCGATGGCAACCTCACACTAAATGGCATTTGTATCAGCAAACTCCCTGCTCATCAAAGAGAGGTCGGTATTCTCTTTCAAGACGATCTACTATTCCCTCACCTCTCCGTTTGGGAAAACCTTGCTTTTGCTTTGCCAAACTCAGTAAAGTCAGAAAATAGACGCCAGCAGGCTTACGCCGCGCTTGAAAATGTTGGATTATTTTCACTGGCAAACTCAATGCCACAACAAATCTCTGGCGGACAGAGAGCAAGGATAAGTCTCGTTCGCATGCTACTTGCAAAACCGAAGCTCGTTTTGCTGGATGAACCATTTAGTAAATTAGATAAAGAGCTTAGAGAGCAATTTCGAGATTGGGTGTTTGAACAGCTTGCTCGTGCGAAGGTACCTGCCCTACTCGTTACCCATGACGAATCGGATGTACCATCAAATAGTCAGTGTTTACGCTGGCCCTGGAGTCAATAA
- a CDS encoding ABC transporter permease: MLRLFYSFVILICIAPIIPGVLGVVLSALSYIPSLGLSEVSLKGFADVFAWSGVTRSLYLTVFTSLTSSYLACFITFAVLQTTWNTRAWKWVTSSLAPLLAVPHIAFAIGFAFLFSPTGLAARILSPILGNSDFSYLVNDQNGIGLALALALKELPFLLLMSIPITQQLKLEESYKVATSLGYSQAQFWWKCVLPQWLTKIRFSLLAIIAYSASVVDMSLILGPTNPPTFAVLVWQWFSDPDLSLFPRAAAGAVILFIVCTVLILLTKWLEHLIVRKRRTWQISGRAGFQLRGMTLFLVVVLINILILPITLLWSVAQRWRFPDLLPSQFSHRFWQQEWDSVIATINTSLFIALVSASLALVFALIAHEYKKRYRLRIPNLIIATPMLVPQLSLLFGLQVSTLYINVSMPLFWVVWSHIFFAFPYVYLALDGPWRSYNDGYSQTALSLGKTPWQVWFKVKMPILFPAISFAWAVGAGVSLAQYLPTLMLGSGRVITITTEAVALSSGSDRRVMAIYALWQAILPLLFFTCAFVLNRLQRKGLTPIRKRIFNEPLSKKPHHL, encoded by the coding sequence ATGTTACGCCTATTCTATAGCTTTGTGATTCTTATCTGTATTGCTCCCATCATACCTGGTGTGTTGGGAGTCGTTCTGTCTGCACTTAGCTATATTCCTTCGCTCGGGCTCTCTGAAGTCTCTTTGAAAGGGTTTGCAGACGTATTCGCATGGAGTGGTGTAACACGGTCCCTATACCTCACGGTATTCACCTCTTTAACCAGTAGTTATCTAGCCTGCTTTATAACCTTTGCCGTATTACAAACAACTTGGAATACGCGCGCTTGGAAGTGGGTAACGAGTAGCTTGGCCCCTCTGCTTGCGGTTCCTCATATAGCTTTTGCTATTGGTTTTGCGTTCTTATTCTCGCCGACAGGGTTAGCCGCTCGAATTCTGTCACCTATACTGGGCAATAGCGATTTTTCTTACCTCGTTAATGACCAAAATGGTATAGGGTTAGCTCTCGCTTTAGCGCTAAAAGAACTGCCTTTCTTATTGTTAATGAGTATCCCAATTACTCAGCAGTTAAAGCTGGAAGAATCCTATAAGGTTGCAACCAGTTTAGGTTACTCTCAAGCCCAGTTCTGGTGGAAGTGTGTATTACCTCAGTGGTTAACTAAAATTCGTTTTTCTCTTTTGGCTATTATCGCCTACAGTGCCTCAGTGGTAGATATGAGTTTAATTTTGGGTCCAACGAATCCCCCTACATTCGCGGTATTGGTTTGGCAGTGGTTCTCAGATCCCGATTTATCGCTTTTCCCTAGAGCCGCTGCAGGTGCGGTCATTTTGTTTATTGTTTGCACCGTTTTAATTCTTTTGACAAAGTGGTTAGAGCATCTAATCGTGCGGAAACGACGAACATGGCAGATTTCCGGTAGGGCTGGTTTTCAATTGCGCGGTATGACATTATTTTTAGTAGTTGTGTTGATTAATATACTGATACTGCCGATCACGCTTCTATGGTCTGTTGCCCAACGATGGCGTTTCCCCGATCTTCTTCCGTCTCAATTTAGTCACCGTTTTTGGCAACAAGAATGGGATAGTGTGATTGCAACAATAAATACCAGTCTTTTTATTGCATTGGTATCGGCTTCTTTGGCGTTGGTATTTGCATTAATCGCGCACGAATATAAAAAAAGATATCGACTACGCATTCCCAATCTCATTATAGCAACGCCTATGCTAGTACCTCAGCTATCGCTACTATTCGGGCTTCAAGTCTCTACCTTGTATATCAATGTGAGTATGCCACTATTTTGGGTCGTCTGGTCGCACATATTTTTTGCTTTCCCGTACGTTTATCTCGCATTAGATGGTCCGTGGCGCAGCTATAATGACGGCTATAGCCAAACCGCGTTGAGCCTAGGGAAGACACCTTGGCAGGTTTGGTTTAAAGTTAAAATGCCCATATTATTTCCTGCAATAAGTTTTGCGTGGGCTGTTGGTGCTGGTGTCAGTCTAGCCCAATATCTACCTACATTGATGCTCGGTTCGGGACGAGTAATTACGATAACAACGGAAGCTGTTGCTCTATCAAGCGGGTCAGATAGACGAGTCATGGCGATCTATGCGCTGTGGCAAGCTATATTACCACTACTATTTTTCACTTGTGCATTCGTACTCAACCGCCTTCAAAGAAAGGGGCTAACACCAATTAGGAAACGTATATTTAATGAGCCTTTGTCTAAAAAACCTCACCATCTCTAA